tgtgtgtgtgtgtgtgtgtgcgcctctgTTGCtaagaggaaaataaatcagaGTAAACACAGAGGAGATGATAAACAGAACTTCTCCTCATGGGCTTCTTCAGCTGGTTTTAATGGACGTCCTCAGAGGACAGTGCCTCCCTGTGGACACTTAACTGGATTAATGAAATTACACAGGCTGCTGCTCATGTTTCACTGGTGATATGTTTATTTACAAGGTCGTTCCAGTTGTTGTCTTAATGTGGAACTGTGTTGCCGTGCACTTGAAGTTAACCTGCCCAATATCAATGACTggcaatcattcattcattcattcattttctagtGTCTCCGTGTGAGGGTTGTGTGgggaactggagccaatcccatctgacatagGGCCCAGAAAGGTGGGCTCACCGGTCCACCGCAGGACTAacccagagacaaacaaccattcacacctaccgTCAATTTTTTGTGGCCAATTAACCTctttatgtttttggactgtgggaggaacctggagaacccagagagaacccacaccACACAGGGAGAACCTGCAAACTCCAtatagaaaggcccttgtttggACGAGGACATGAACCTGGgcctttttgctgtaaggcaacaatTTCAGCCACTTGTCTACCGTCCAATGATGACCAACCAAAAATCTTACATCACCAACCATGATACATTAACCAACCAACTTACTCATCAACAGACCCCCCGCTTCTCAACCTTCATACCAGTTTATCTATAAACCAATCAAGAAACCTACCAATCTGCCAACCTTCAACAAACTCATCCAACAAACTTATCCAACAAACCTCATGACCATTTGACTGACCAGCTGAACAACCTACCAATCCCTCCATCCTTGTTCACCAGAAAATGATCAAGGATCTGAGTCTGGTTCAGGTTTGTATTAACGGTGAATCTGCTTCTGTCTCCACAGCGCCTCCTCTCTGGTGCAGCCTCATAGCGATGGTTTATGCGCAGTCGTCCCTCGGCGTCAATCCCTCCCTTTACTCTCCGTCTCTCGCTTATCAGATGTCATTTAACTACTCGGAGAGGGAAAACTCAACTGTCCTGGCAACCTTACCCACAACCCCCCTGTGCAGCCTTGAGGACTCCTCTGGCCAGGCCAATCGGACCTACGTCTCTTACGAACTGACTTCAGGTGAGGTTGCGATCCTAGGACTGGTGTTTGGGGTTCTCTGGTTGATATCCATCCTGGGAAATGCTCTCGTCTGCCTGGTCATCCACCGCAGCCGACGGACTCAGTCCACAACCAACTACTTTGTGGTGTCTATGGCCTGCGCAGACTTGCTTATGAGCCTGGGCTGCGCACCATTCATCCTCCTGCAGGTGGCATCAGGACGATGGCCACTAAGTGCCGCCGCGTGCAAAGCTGTGCGCTACCTACAGCACCTGTGCCCGGGCGTGCAGGTGTACGTCCTGCTCTCCATCTCTGTGGACCGCTTCTACACTATCGTCTACCCGCTCAGCTTCAAGGTGTCCAGGGAGAAAGCGAAAAAGATGATTCTGGCCTCGTGGCTCTTAGACGCCACCTTTATCTCGccctgcttcttcttctatggATCGTCATTCAACAATCACTGTGACTTTTTCCTTCCGGATGCCTGGGGCAGTATAGGCTACGCAGCCGTTCACCTGCTGGGCGGTTTTCTGGTTCCGGTAGCACTGATTGTCTCCCTCTACCAGCGGGTGATCCGCTACATCTGGAGAATCAGTGCCGATGGCCACACAGTGCGCCGGACAATGAACATTGTCCCACGGACTAAAGTCAAGACCATCAAGATGTTCCTGATGCTGAATTTGGTTTTCTTCCTGACCTGGACACCCTTCTATGTTGCGCAGCTGTGGCACCCACAGGAGTCTGATGGACCGGGCAGGCAGGGGCTGCTGTTCTTCACTGCGATCACCTGTATCTCCTTCAGCTCCACAGCGTCCAAACCGACACTGTACTCTGTCTACAACGCAAACTTCAGGAGGGGCATGCGGGAGACCTTCTGCATGTCGTCGATGAAATGTTACCGCAGCAACGCGTATACCATCACAGCGAGCTCTCGCATGGCCAAAAAGAACTATATCGGCGTGGTGGACATCCCTGTGCAAGCAAAAACTGTCGCCAAGGATGCAGTTTACGACACATTTGACCGAGATGCGAAGGACAAGAAGGTAGCGTGGCTAACAAACGCCAACCCGCCTAACACCTTTGTGTAAACCACCTTGGAGAATTTGAAACTGTGAAATGAACTAATGAAACTTTATTTAGTCACAAAACTTTAGCGTTGACAGGTCAGCTAACTGGAGGCTAACTATGTATTTGAACGCAACGAAACGTAAGTGTTCCATCGAtataaagggcttttttttttatgtcacaccTCATTGTGGCCATATTGGAAGTtctcaaaaacaacaatctgaTTTTCTACTGAAGATTTTAATCATTATTCATTTCCGTGACGTGTTTCGATGGATTGTTTTGTCataaacattttgtgttttgataaCATTAGCttgttcagaatcagaatcagaatactttattaatccccgggGGGAAATTGTTTAAATTGTTAGCTAGCTAACAACAGTCTGTGGCCATCTGTCAGTGACAGGTTGTATCTGAGTTGCTGCAGTTTCGTTACATGTTTCGTTACATTAAGAGAAGCCCTTAAGGTTTACTTTAATCAGGGGAGGGGGCGGGGACACAACGTTTCAAATGTATCTGTTTCCAGTTCTATGAACAAATATGAAAGTGAACTGAATCATAAGAACAATctggttttcattttcaaatttcagtTTGGAGGAAACTCAAAAATTCTGGAATGATTTTGAAATTACTCGGGTAAATACGGTGCCTTTAAGTGTGACTCGTGAACTTTTACGATATGtgaagaaaaatattgtattgttttttctttttcatttgctgTCACCCAGAAAGGGGCGTGGTCATTCTGACAGGCTGGTGACCTTTGATACATGGCTGCTCTCATTTATGGGGAAAATGTTAGCATAATGTAAGGAATGAACACAGTGGGGGTAAAAAGTCTATTTGGAAACATTTCAAAGCCAAATTAAACAATTACAAATTATATACaactaaaatgtataaaatccaAATGACATGAGGATGATGTTTCCATCAAAAGGCACTAATATTTATGGTTCAAATGGTAAATTCTCATTTTCAGTATTTCCAGGTAAAGTTCAAGgcaacaatgaataaataaataaataaataatatatcaGATTTCAAACAGAGCTAATGAATCAAGTAGTTTATGACAAGAAATTCATTAACAACTatattaataatggattaaatgtatttttaggtTTCAGCTGCTCAGTGTGAAAACGTGTTgatttgacaataaaaaatgtgatcGTATTTTGACcgtttatttatatttgaatactGAACTATGTCACTTTGTTTAATGGACACAATTATATTGTCGATATCTTTTCACGTGTGTCATTCTGTGaatttattctttctttttatcagAAATCAGTTTTTAGCTAACTACTACTATTATTGTTTGACTAACGTTATACTACTGCTGGCTATCTTCTATCTATTTTTGGTATTTTGGCTAGCTTCTAGCATTGCTATTTGCTTACTTTGGGCTAACAGATCAATTTTTGCTATATTTTGGGTAACATCGCTTTTATGGGACATTGAATATTAGGCTAATTTCTACCCTGTTTCACTATCTTTTTGCTAACCTATAGCTTTCTTCTAGAAATAATTATTCATGGCAGGTTGTACACTAAGAAgagtaatgctgccctccacagtttaaAGCTCTCAAACTTTTTGTGAATTCTAAATTCTTGCATTGTTATTTGCTAACTCTCTGCTaacagatgattttttttttttgctatctCCGGGGTAACTTCTAGCTTTCTTAGACATATTTTGACAATTTCTGTCATTGTTATTTGCTAATGTTGACTGGTTTTTACTGTCTATATTTTGGCTAACTTATTTTGCTATCTCTTGATTAACCTCTAGCTTTcttgaaataataatttatggCAGGTTGTACACTGAGAAgagtaatgctgccctccacagtttgaagcTCTCAAACTTGTTTTTGCCAACTTTTGACAAACAACTACCTGTTTGCCATCGTTTGGCTAAATTCTAGCATTGTTATTTGCTAAATCTTGGCTAATGGATGCATTCTTGCTACCTTCTGGTTGACTTCTAACTTTTTCGGACATATTTTAGAACAtttctggcagttatttgcTAACTTGAGCCTATATTTTGGCCAAGTTCTAATAATGATTTATGGCAGGTTGTACATTGAGAGGCATTTTCTAGCTATTTTTCTGCGCAACATTTCACTATTATTTAGCTAACGTTTACCTTTGAGAGACTTTTACTTCAGCTCTTTTTAACCAAACGATAAAAAACTGATCACACAGTGATGTAATAATCATGACTTCAGTGATGTCGTGTGTGAAATGAGCGAGTGAGTCTCTTtctcaaacacttttattttctctgggaaaacaaaagaagaaggtgcaaaagtgaagaaaagtgCACAAACGTCATCTGTTGGTCCTAAAttaaacagtaacagtaaataATCACGTGACAGAcgtaaatatataaacaaagagcaggtttttgttttttttttaaatcactgactATAACGGAGAAGCAAAagctgaaacactgaaaaaaaaatacaatcagaGTCATATCTGGACTCTGctgctctgacctttgaccttcacagtgtcagtcaaacacttcacacacacacacacacacacacttgtttcctCCTTAGACATTCATTGGTCATGTGACTTACCAAACAAGTCTCGCTTGAATTTTTCAAATTGTGACTCGTTTGCGTCTGAAAATTCTTTAGTGATTAATTTAAATCATTCTGTGACAGTAAAAACAGTGACTCATCAGATTCTTTCACTAAACTCAGTGACCGTCAATAATTGACCTAATTCTGATGTTTTACAGAACTTTTCTTCCCCCGTAAGTTCTTGGAACTTTAGATTCTCGAGACTAACAGAGATATTTTCTGTTGTCGGGACGTACGACAGtgtcgtgtgtgcgtgtgtggggaTGATTGACGCTCCTCGTCTTTAACGTCCGTCACAAGCGaggcgctctctctctctctctctctctggcgcGGCGACGCTCTGCAGTCGCTCTAACTCTGACCATTGGTGCtggcgttgttgttgttcttgttgttcttgGACACCTTGATGCCGCCGCCCTGAGGCGGTTTTTGCTCGTCTCCTGTCAGAAGAGCTTTGATTTCCGACGGGATCTTCCCCTGATCCATGGCGGAACACCACTGTTTATACTGTCAACAAACAGAGGTAACAATACAGTGTACAAGTGTTGCATAAATAAAGATTGAAAACATGCTGCTTCTCAAAGGTAAGTTGATTATTATCAATACCTATGATCAGTTCTATTTTTTGCTTGCACTTTCACTATATTAACCATCACCAgtgtaaaaatttaaatattattgtCAAAGGTCACCATTTGTAAAACCAAGTGTAAAACTACCACTGGGTGTCTTAGGAGCTGTTCACCTGCAGGTTTAGACTCCACCCACACCTCAGGTCAGATGACCTTtagtgaaatgtttgtttgcaaCGAAACTGAGGACTTCTTCTCTCCTACATGTATCCGATCCTGCTTCAGTGACTGTGATTTTGAAGTTTTAAATGGTTTGTGAATAAAAGTGAGCGTACCATCTCCAGCTCCTCCCGCAGAGCACAGATGGCTCGCTCCTTACTGGACACCAGCTCCTCCAGGTACTGGTACCTCAGCTTCTTCCGGGCGCGACACTCTCGGGCGCTCTGGCGGCTCCGCTCTAGCTTGGCCTTCAGGTCGATCTTGGCGGGTTTGCGGCCGCGTTTGCCCGGTTTCTTCACTTTACCGCCCACCATCTGACAACACAGCACACGTATGTTAACATGT
The nucleotide sequence above comes from Solea senegalensis isolate Sse05_10M linkage group LG3, IFAPA_SoseM_1, whole genome shotgun sequence. Encoded proteins:
- the gpr19 gene encoding probable G-protein coupled receptor 19 isoform X1, producing the protein MIKDLSLVQVCINGESASVSTAPPLWCSLIAMVYAQSSLGVNPSLYSPSLAYQMSFNYSERENSTVLATLPTTPLCSLEDSSGQANRTYVSYELTSGEVAILGLVFGVLWLISILGNALVCLVIHRSRRTQSTTNYFVVSMACADLLMSLGCAPFILLQVASGRWPLSAAACKAVRYLQHLCPGVQVYVLLSISVDRFYTIVYPLSFKVSREKAKKMILASWLLDATFISPCFFFYGSSFNNHCDFFLPDAWGSIGYAAVHLLGGFLVPVALIVSLYQRVIRYIWRISADGHTVRRTMNIVPRTKVKTIKMFLMLNLVFFLTWTPFYVAQLWHPQESDGPGRQGLLFFTAITCISFSSTASKPTLYSVYNANFRRGMRETFCMSSMKCYRSNAYTITASSRMAKKNYIGVVDIPVQAKTVAKDAVYDTFDRDAKDKKVAWLTNANPPNTFV
- the crebl2 gene encoding cAMP-responsive element-binding protein-like 2 isoform X2, encoding MDDNKMVGGKVKKPGKRGRKPAKIDLKAKLERSRQSARECRARKKLRYQYLEELVSSKERAICALREELEMYKQWCSAMDQGKIPSEIKALLTGDEQKPPQGGGIKVSKNNKNNNNASTNGQS
- the crebl2 gene encoding cAMP-responsive element-binding protein-like 2 isoform X1, whose amino-acid sequence is MRKHDVNKMVGGKVKKPGKRGRKPAKIDLKAKLERSRQSARECRARKKLRYQYLEELVSSKERAICALREELEMYKQWCSAMDQGKIPSEIKALLTGDEQKPPQGGGIKVSKNNKNNNNASTNGQS
- the gpr19 gene encoding probable G-protein coupled receptor 19 isoform X2; translated protein: MVYAQSSLGVNPSLYSPSLAYQMSFNYSERENSTVLATLPTTPLCSLEDSSGQANRTYVSYELTSGEVAILGLVFGVLWLISILGNALVCLVIHRSRRTQSTTNYFVVSMACADLLMSLGCAPFILLQVASGRWPLSAAACKAVRYLQHLCPGVQVYVLLSISVDRFYTIVYPLSFKVSREKAKKMILASWLLDATFISPCFFFYGSSFNNHCDFFLPDAWGSIGYAAVHLLGGFLVPVALIVSLYQRVIRYIWRISADGHTVRRTMNIVPRTKVKTIKMFLMLNLVFFLTWTPFYVAQLWHPQESDGPGRQGLLFFTAITCISFSSTASKPTLYSVYNANFRRGMRETFCMSSMKCYRSNAYTITASSRMAKKNYIGVVDIPVQAKTVAKDAVYDTFDRDAKDKKVAWLTNANPPNTFV